A window of bacterium contains these coding sequences:
- a CDS encoding HU family DNA-binding protein → MTKADLVKIVCDKTGFTQRDAKIIVDSFLDSIMQTLSEGKNIEIRGFGRFKIKERKPRLARNPRRPTETVQIPARLTPVFQASNELKAMVMQK, encoded by the coding sequence ATGACTAAGGCCGACCTGGTGAAGATAGTCTGCGACAAAACAGGTTTTACCCAGCGCGATGCCAAGATCATTGTCGATTCGTTTTTGGATTCCATCATGCAGACGCTGTCCGAAGGCAAGAACATCGAGATCAGGGGATTTGGCCGCTTCAAGATCAAGGAGCGCAAACCCAGGCTGGCACGCAATCCCCGGCGGCCAACAGAGACGGTGCAGATACCGGCCCGGCTGACACCGGTCTTCCAGGCCTCCAACGAACTCAAAGCCATGGTAATGCAAAAATAA
- a CDS encoding RNA polymerase sigma factor, which yields MIDQTQNDIKNRPQSYDLKEVIASNSQAIYRLCYRLTGNVEDAKDLTQEVFIRAYKGLDGFRGQSEVKTWLYRIAINLGSSWRKKEVFSSISLDEIPEPSAPDGQDSDKVRAVKKAVSELPYKQKMVFVMHQYEGFKHEEIAKMTGRTEGSVKANYHQAVEKLKISLKDLI from the coding sequence ATGATCGATCAGACTCAAAACGACATAAAAAACAGGCCTCAATCATATGATCTCAAAGAGGTTATAGCGTCCAACAGCCAGGCCATCTACCGCCTGTGTTACCGGCTGACCGGCAATGTTGAGGATGCCAAGGACCTTACCCAGGAGGTGTTCATCAGGGCTTACAAGGGGCTGGACGGCTTTAGGGGGCAATCCGAGGTCAAAACCTGGCTGTACCGGATAGCCATTAACCTGGGCTCCAGCTGGCGCAAGAAAGAGGTTTTCAGCTCAATATCGCTGGACGAGATCCCGGAACCTTCGGCCCCGGACGGGCAGGACAGCGACAAGGTCAGGGCGGTCAAGAAGGCGGTAAGCGAACTGCCCTACAAACAGAAAATGGTCTTCGTGATGCACCAATACGAGGGTTTCAAGCACGAGGAAATTGCCAAAATGACCGGAAGGACAGAGGGCAGCGTCAAAGCCAACTACCACCAGGCGGTGGAAAAATTGAAAATAAGCTTAAAAGATCTGATCTGA
- a CDS encoding zinc ribbon domain-containing protein: protein MPIYEFECRQCQHKFDQLMRASDPDPKCPECQSAEVEKLFSAFGCKSQSGFVSSSSKSGCHSCSSHNCGSCH, encoded by the coding sequence ATGCCGATATACGAATTCGAGTGCCGGCAGTGTCAGCACAAATTTGACCAGTTAATGCGGGCTTCCGATCCTGATCCCAAGTGCCCGGAATGCCAAAGCGCCGAGGTGGAAAAACTTTTTTCAGCCTTCGGCTGCAAGAGCCAGAGCGGTTTTGTTTCCTCGTCTTCCAAGTCCGGATGCCACAGCTGCTCCTCGCATAACTGCGGGAGTTGTCACTGA